The following are encoded together in the Oreochromis aureus strain Israel breed Guangdong linkage group 18, ZZ_aureus, whole genome shotgun sequence genome:
- the vcpip1 gene encoding deubiquitinating protein VCPIP1 codes for MSLLQSSKKKDKRILSGTCPDPKCQARLFFPAYGSVSIECTECGQRHEQKNLLNVEEVTDPDVVLHNLLRNALLGVTGAPKKGTELVKVMGLSNYHCKLLSPVLTRYGMDKQTGKAKLLREMNQGEMFDCSILGDRAFLIEPDHVSTIGYGKDRSGSLIYLHDTLEEVKKANGNRECLIPVHVDGDGHCLVHAVSRALVGRELFWHALRENLKQNFKQNLERYKALFQDFIDAAEWEDIINECDPLFIPPEGVPLGLRNIHIFGLANVLHRPIILLDSLSGMRSSGDYSATFLPGLVPEEQCKGKDGKLNKPICIAWSSSSRNHYIPLVGIKNTVLPKLPPRLLPKAWGVPQELIKKYIKLEPDGSCVIGGDRSLQDKYLMRLVNAMEEVFMEKHSIHPSLVADVHQYVYRRTGVIGIQPEEVTEAAKKSVMENRLHRCLICGALSELHIPPEWLIPGGKLYNLAKSTHGQLRPDKNYSFPLNNVVCSYDPQRDVLLPDYKLSSLNTCNWCHGTSVRHIHGNGSVVYLDGDRTNTRSQGGKCGCGFKHYWEGKEYDNLPEAFPITLEWGGRVVRETVYWFQYETDPSLNSNVYDVAMKLVTKHFPGEFGSEILVQKVVNTILHHTAKKNPDEYNPVSIDGAHVQRLTDATEAQQPADPQPPTKIILTGQKAKTLHKEELTMSRAERSIQQSISEQAFVTQKRRTDKLKQEQKGQGRTSSPGGSPETSSSSAPATPTKSSSPSSSNKEKKIRVTTSDGRQAMLTLQAHTTFSELQRSISNQFSVSPAQQCIRYGFPPKELVPPKDGEENEPVALQHGDRVTVEILKGPEDKSPAASIPRASSSHSALHSVKSEDAVTPGRMSNRELQDSIDLEMSSLCLLATLMGEDVWSYAKKLPHLFQQGGVFYNIVKKDMGLMDGKHCTLPHLTGKTFVYNAAEERLELCVDAAGHFPVGPDVEELVKEALVQLRSEASSRGSREGSPSHGVLRLGSGGVVRKKEQLQSVTAFQGKGHSLGSAGGSSPPEHRPITRQHSSGVDLSASVSRGPPDLSDIPEDTTRELVRMAPGFVTMKDGRGLDPSLMEQQRRKLQEMVSSIQASMERHLKEQQSTASASGGRAAQEPTTGSQAGEDRSVSTADHKPPAAAGTTAASKPDQKVEEPEEMDSQDAGQSNATEPMDHS; via the exons ATGTCGCTGCTGCAGAGctcaaagaaaaaagacaagcgTATTTTGTCTGGTACCTGCCCAGACCCGAAATGTCAGGCGAGGCTTTTCTTTCCTGCTTACGGCTCCGTTAGCATCGAGTGTACCGAGTGTGGTCAGCGCCACGAGCAGAAGAACCTGCTGAACGTTGAGGAAGTCACCGACCCCGATGTCGTGCTTCACAATCTGCTCAGAAACGCCCTGCTCGGCGTCACCGGGGCCCCGAAGAAGGGGACCGAGTTGGTGAAAGTGATGGGGCTTTCCAATTACCACTGCAAGCTGTTGTCGCCCGTGCTCACCAGGTATGGCATGGACAAACAAACCGGCAAAGCCAAGCTTCTGAGGGAGATGAACCAAGGGGAGATGTTTGACTGTTCCATCCTGGGAGACAGAGCTTTTCTCATTGAGCCGGACCATGTTTCCACCATAGGCTATGGCAAAGATAGGTCAGGGAGCCTTATATACCTCCACGACACTCTGGAGGAGGTGAAGAAAGCCAACGGCAACAGAGAGTGTCTCATCCCGGTGCATGTGGACGGAGACGGGCACTGCCTGGTCCACGCCGTGTCCAGAGCTCTGGTGGGGAGAGAACTGTTCTGGCATGCCCTCAGAGAAAACCTCAAACAGAACTTCAAGCAGAATCTGGAACGCTACAAGGCGCTTTTTCAGGACTTTATAGATGCTGCAGAGTGGGAGGACATCATCAACGAGTGTGACCCCCTTTTCATCCCACCAGAAGGCGTACCCCTTGGACTACGCAACATCCACATATTTGGCTTAGCCAACGTCCTCCACCGACCCATAATTCTCCTGGACTCCCTGAGTGGGATGAGGAGCTCCGGGGACTATTCTGCCACCTTCCTGCCTGGACTGGTGCCGGAGGAGCAGTGCAAGGGGAAAGATGGGAAGCTGAACAAACCCATCTGTATTGCCTGGAGCAGCTCCAGCAGGAACCACTACATCCCTCTGGTGGGAATCAAGAACACGGTACTGCCAAAGCTGCCACCCCGTCTGCTGCCAAAGGCCTGGGGCGTCCCTCAGGAGCTCATCAAGAAGTACATCAAGTTAGAACCGGATGGGAGCTGCGTGATTGGCGGAGATCGTAGCCTGCAAGATAAATATCTGATGAGGCTGGTTAACGCCATGGAGGAGGTATTCATGGAGAAGCACAGCATCCACCCGTCGCTGGTGGCTGACGTGCACCAGTATGTCTACAGGAGGACTGGCGTGATTGGCATCCAGCCAGAGGAGGTCACAGAGGCAGCAAAGAAGTCAGTGATGGAAAATCGGTTGCATCGCTGCCTGATCTGTGGCGCCCTTTCTGAGCTCCACATCCCACCGGAGTGGCTGATTCCCGGCGGTAAGCTCTACAACTTAGCCAAATCCACACACGGCCAGCTGCGGCCGGATAAGAACTACAGTTTCCCCCTCAACAACGTGGTCTGCTCTTACGACCCCCAGAGGGACGTCCTCCTCCCAGACTACAAACTGAGCTCCCTCAATACCTGCAACTGGTGTCACGGCACGTCAGTCCGCCACATCCATGGAAACGGCTCGGTGGTTTATTTGGATGGGGACAGAACCAACACCCGCTCCCAAGGAGGGAAGTGTGGGTGTGGCTTCAAACACTACTGGGAGGGGAAGGAGTATGACAACCTCCCCGAGGCCTTCCCCATCACGCTGGAGTGGGGGGGTCGGGTGGTGCGAGAGACAGTGTACTGGTTCCAGTATGAGACTGACCCGTCGTTGAACAGCAACGTGTACGATGTGGCCATGAAGCTCGTCACAAAGCACTTCCCGGGTGAGTTCGGCAGCGAGATCCTGGTGCAGAAAGTGGTCAACACTATCCTCCATCACACGGCCAAGAAGAACCCAGACGAATACAACCCCGTGTCCATCGACGGGGCTCATGTCCAGCGCCTCACTGATGCCACCGAGGCTCAGCAGCCGGCGGACCCCCAGCCGCCCACGAAGATCATCCTGACGGGACAGAAAGCAAAGACGCTGCACAAGGAGGAGCTAACAATGAGCCGAGCAGAGCGCAGCATCCAACAGAGCATCAGTGAGCAGGCCTTCGTCACCCAGAAGCGTCGGACTGACAAACTGAAGCAGGAGCAGAAAGGCCAGGGCCGGACTTCTTCACCTGGAGGCTCTCCGGaaacctcctcctcttcagctcCAGCCACACCCACCAAGTCCTCCTCCCCATCTTCATCCAATAAGGAGAAAAAGATTCGTGTGACTACGAGTGACGGCAGACAGGCCATGCTGACTCTGCAGGCCCACACGACTTTCTCTGAGCTGCAGAGGAGCATCAGCAACCAGTTCAGTGTGTCGCCGGCGCAGCAATGCATCCGCTACGGTTTCCCACCTAAAGAGTTGGTCCCACCAAAAGATGGTGAGGAAAACGAGCCAGTGGCGCTGCAGCATGGTGACAGGGTGACTGTGGAGATCCTGAAAGGCCCAGAGGACAAGAGCCCTGCAGCCTCCATCCCCCgagcctccagctcgcactccGCCCTGCATTCAGTGAAGAGCGAGGACGCCGTGACGCCCGGAAGAATGAGCAACCGGGAACTCCAGGACAGCATCGACCTTGAGATGTCCTCCCTCTGTCTCCTAGCAACGTTAATGG GTGAGGATGTTTGGTCGTACGCAAAGAAGCTGCCACACTTATTCCAGCAGGGCGGCGTCTTCTACAACATCGTTAAGAAAGACATGG gcCTGATGGACGGGAAGCACTGCACGCTGCCTCACCTCACAGGGAAAACCTTTGTTTATAACGCAGCAGAGGAGCGTTTAGAGCTCTGCGTGGACGCTGCCGGTCACTTCCCTGTTGGGCCTGATGTGGAAGAACTGGTGAAGGAGGCGCTGGTGCAGCTACGCTCTGAGGCGTCCAGTAGGGGCAGCAGAGAGGGCAGTCCCTCCCATGGCGTGCTGCGGCTGGGCAGCGGCGGTGTTGTTCGTAAAAAGGAGCAGCTGCAGAGTGTCACAGCCTTTCAGGGTAAAGGCCACTCTCTGGGCAGTGCCGGAGGCTCCTCACCACCAGAACACCGCCCTATCACACGACAGCACAGCAGCGGCGTGGACCTGAGTGCCAGCGTGTCCCGTGGACCCCCAGACCTGTCGGACATCCCTGAAGACACCACCAGGGAGCTGGTCCGCATGGCTCCGGGCTTCGTCACCATGAAGGACGGCCGTGGACTCGACCCCAGCCTGATGGAGCAGCAGCGAAGGAAGCTGCAGGAAATGGTGTCCTCCATCCAGGCCTCCATGGAGCGGCACCTGAAAGAGCAGCAGAGCACCGCCTCCGCCTCCGGAGGTAGGGCTGCCCAGGAGCCAACGACCGGGAGCCAGGCAGGAGAGGACCGGTCGGTGTCTACAGCTGACCACAAACCGCCAGCTGCAGCAGGGACGACGGCAGCCAGCAAACCTGACCAGAAGGTGGAGGAACCGGAGGAGATGGACAGCCAGGACGCCGGGCAGAGTAACGCCACCGAACCCATGGATCACTCCTGA